GTGCCTACCGAGCCTGGGCCATCGAGCTCGCGGCAGCGCTCGACGAGCACGGCATCCGCACGTTTCCCGAGGTGCCGCACGTCCCGACCTTCCTCGCCTACGCGCCCGGCACGCCCGACGAGGTCAACGAACGGCTGATCACCCATGCCGCCGAGCACGGCACGATGCCGTCGGGCATGTGGCGCCGGGCCGACGTCCCGGGATGGGTCGAGACCGAGCTGACCTGCTACGACGCGGCGACCCGCCACGATCCGGTCGAGGTCGCCGCCCTGCTGGCCGCAGCCGTCGGGATCTGACGCCGGGCGGTCGGTGGCCTACATTCCTCCCGTGAGTGCCCAGGCCCCTTCCGCTGTCATCCTGATCCGCGCGTCGAGCTTCGTCCCCAACCCGGCGACGGCCGCGGACAACGCCTTCCAGGCCGACGCCCCGTCCGGCCAGAGCGACGACACCACGTCGGCGCACGCCCTGGCGGAGATGGACGCCCTCGCGGCCGCCCTCCGCGCGGTCGGCGTACGGGTCCACGTCTTCGAGGACGACGACCACACCCGCCCCGACAGCGTCTTCCCCAACAACTGGGTCTCCACCCACGCGGGCGGCACGGTGGCGGTCTACCCGATGTACGCCTCCAACCGGCGCCACGAGCGTCGCGCTGACGTGCTGGAGATGCTCAAGTCGGAGTACCGCGTCCAGGCGATCGTCGACTACTCCGGCCTCGAGCCCGACGGGATCTTCCTCGAGGGCACCGGTGCGATGGTGCTCGACCACGTCTCCCGGGTGGCCTACACCGCGCGCAGCCACCGCGCCGACATCGCCGTGCTCGAGCGCTTCTGCACCGACTTCAACTACGAGCCGATGGCCTTCGACGCGTTCGACGCCGACGGCGTGCCGGTCTACCACACCAACGTGATCGCCTGCATCGGCACGGACGTCGCGATGATCGCGCTCGAGATGATCCGCGACGAGGCCCGACGCGAGCAGGTCCGCGAGCGCCTCGCCGTCACCGGCCGCACGATCGTGGAGCTCACCGAGGAGCAGATCCGCGAGTTCGCCGGCAACGCCGTCGAGCTCTGCGGTCGTACGCCGGAGGGCAGGCGCCGCTACGTGATGGCCATGTCGGCCCGGGCGAAGCGCTCGCTGCGCCCGGAGCAGGTGGCCGCGATCGAGGAGTCGTGCGAGATCGTCGCCGTCGAGATCCCGACGGTCGAGCTCGCCGGCGGCTCGGTGCGCTGCATGATCGCCGGCGTGCACCTCGACCACCGGCCCGAGGAGCTGCCCGAGCCGGGTGAGAACGTGGTCGCGATCAACGAGGACAACCCGGTCACGCCCGACGGTCGCTTCGTGGCCAAGGACTACGCCTGACCCGCCCCCTCGACGGGTCAGACGCCTCAGCTCGCCAGCTGCACGAGCAGCACGGCGTTGAGAGCGATGATCGCCGCGGCGACCAGGATGCCCGCTGCGGTGGTGACCTTGCGGTTCACCAGGGAGCCCATCACGTCCTTGCGTGCGGTGAACCACACGAGCGGGACGAGCGCGAACGGGATGCCGAAGGACAGCACGACCTGCGAGCCGACCAGGGCGGCCGTGGGGTCGACGCCGATCGCCAGGATCACCAGGGCGGGGACGAGGGTGATCAGTCGGCGCACGGTGACGGGGATCCGGCGGCGGATGAAGCCCTCCATGATCACCTGGCCCGACAGGGTGCCCACGCTGCTCGAGGCGAAGCCCGAGGCGAGCAAGCCGAGCGCGAACAGCAGGGCCGCACCGGTGCCGAGCGAGTCGCCGAGCCCGGCGTGGGCGCCCTCGATGGTGTCGATGCCCTGACCCGAGAGGGCCGAGGCGGCGACGAGCAGCAGCGAGAGGTTCATCAGTCCGGCGACGGTCATCGCGACGATGACGTCGACGCGCTGGCTGCGCATGACCGTGACCCGCTCCGGCTCGGTCCGGGCGTGCAGGCGCTCGCTGGTGAGGGCGCTGTGGAGGTAGATGGCGTGCGGCATCACGGTCGCGCCGAGCATGCCGGCGGCCAGCATCACGCTGTCCATGCCGGCGAAGCGGGGGAGCGTGCCGTCGAGGACGGCCATCGAGTCGACACCGCTGATCGCGACGTCGTACACGAAGCCGACGAGGATCACGCCGAGCAGGCCGACGATGACGGTCTCGAAGTGCCGGTGGCTCTTGCCCTTGAGCCCCAGCACGGCGAACGACACGACCGCGGTGATGGTGCCGCCCACGATCAGGGGCAGGTCGAAGAGCAGCTTGAGGGCCAGCGCCCCGCCGACGATCTCGGCGAGGTCGGTGGCGATCGCGACCAGCTCGGCCTGGCCCCACAGGCCGTTGGCGACCCTGCGCGGCAGGTACTCCCGGCACAGCGCCGGCAGGCTCAGCCCGGTGGCGACGCCGGCCTTGGCGGAGAGGTACTGGATGAGCATCGCCATGATGTTGCTGACGACGACGACCCACACCAGCAGGTAGCCGTAGGCCGAACCGGCCGAGATGTTGGTGGCGAAGTTGCCGGGGTCGACGTAGGCCACGGCGGTGACGAAGGCGGGACCGAGGAGCGGCCACATCCGGCGGAGCCGACCGCGGATGCCCGGGACCGGGGCGGGCCGGTCGAGCACCGCGGTGGCGGCGTCGGACGTCGTACGACGCGTGGGCGGGGCGGCGTAGCGCCTGGTCTGGAACATGTCAGTCCTCGGTCCACGGGGCGACCTGTGCGAGCGCGCGGCTGGCGCGTCGACGGTCGATCAGGCGGGTGATGACCTCGGCCAGGATGAAGAGCACCATCATCGGGATGGCGAGCATCAGCATCGAGAACGGGTCGGTGGAGGGGGTCGCGACCGCGGCGAAGACGACCGCCGACATCAAGATGATCGAGCGGTGCCGGCCCAGCTGGGCGCCGGTGACGACACCGGCCAGGTTGAGCAGGACCAGGAAGAACGGGATCTCGACGGCGATGCCGAAGACCAGCAGCATGCGGCTGAAGAAGGAGAAGTAGTCGCCGAACTCGACGAGGTTCTCCATGCCGTCGGGCGTGAACCCGATCAGCACGCCGAGGCCCTTCGGCAGGACGTAGTAGCCGAGCGCCACGCCGGAGATGAAGAGCGGTCCGGCGATCGCGGCGAAGACCTTCGACCAGCGCTTCTCCCGAGCGAGCAGGCCGGGGACGACGAACGACCACACCTGCCAGAGCCAGTAGGGGCTGGCCGCGACGACGGCCGCGGTCCCGCAGAGCTTGAGGTTGAGCATGAGCGGCCCGGTGGCGCCGGCGACGTACGCCGTGCTGACGGTCTCCGCCCCGACCAGGGCCTGGGCCTGGTTGTACGGGCCCAGGACGAGGTCGAGCAGCTGGTCGTAGAAGGGGAGGGCGACGAAGAACGCCACCACGAGGACGAGGGCGGAGCGGATGAGCCGGGCCCTCGCCTCGCGGAGGTGGTCGGCCAGCGACATGCTGCCGGGCGTCGAGCCCGGTCGGCTGGGGGCGACCCGCAGCACGTTGACAGCAGTGGCGATCGACATGGGTCGTCTCCCGTCAGGCGCGCGGAGCGTCGTGCTCGCGCGGGGTCTCGACGACGATGGGCTGGGAGACGGGCTGCGACGTGGCCTGGTCGGCGGCGGGAACGTCCGTCGTCCTGACGGTCGTCGGGGCGCTCGCCGTGCGCTTGTCCTTCTCGTCGTCGCTGTCGATGAGGCCCTTGGTCTCGGCCTTGAAGATCTTCAGCGCCTGGCCGCTGCCGCGGGCCAGCTCGGGGAGCTTGGAGGCCCCGAAGAGCAGGACCAGGACGGCCAGGATGATGAACAGCTCCATGCCGCCCAGTCCGCCGATGAGCAGGGGAGTGATGGTGGAAGTCATGCTGTCTTCCTCTCGGGTGATGCTGCGGGGGTGGTGATGGGGTCGACGTCGTAGTCGTGGTCGTACTCGTCCTCGTCGTCGTCCGTGTCGTCCTCGGCCTCGTCGCGTTCGGCGAGGATCTCCTGGACCTGGCGCCGCACCATCTCGCGCGGGTTGAGGTCACGGAGCTCGAGGTCGGCGTAGTCGTCGCCGAGCGACGTGCGGAGGTCGTCGCGCACGGAGTCACCCATGCGCTTGGCGGCCTTGAGGCCCTGGGCCAGCTGCTTGGCCAGCCCGGGAAGCTTGTCCGGGCCCATGAGCACGACGCCGAAGAAGGCGATGAGTGCGAGCTCGGGCAGTCCGATTCCGAACATGGGGATCTCCTCTCGGGAGCTCCGGGGTGGCCCGGACGCCGGTGACGACGTCCGGGCCACCAGGAGCGGTCAGGCCCGGTGCTGTGCGGTGTGCATCGCGCGGTCGACCCGGGTCGCCCAGTGGGCGGGCCGCAGGACGGCGTGGTGCACGGCGGGGTGGGCGACCAGCCACGTGGCGCGGAGCACCACGAGGCCGAGCACGATCAGACCGATGATCTCGATCGCGGGCACGTGGATCACGCGCTCTTGTTCACGGCGCCGTTGACGCCCCTCGGGAAGAAGCCACCCTTGGTGACGGACTTCGGGTTGAGGTAGACCACGTTGAGGACCTGGCCGGGCGTACGGCTGTAGGCGATGCCGTTCTTGTCGGTCGGGACCAGGTTGGCGGCGCCGGCGGCGGAGCCGATGCCCTGGTCCTTCTTGCCCTTGCCGTCGAGGCTGTCGCGGGCCTTGGAGATGGCCTGCGCGGCGTCCTGCAGACCCTTGGAGTAGAGCGCGCTGCGCACGATGCCGGCGTGGTAGGCCTCGACGGCCAGGATGCCGGCAGCAGCCTCCAGGTAGGTCTTGTTGGTGATGAGCGGCGCTGCGCCCTTGTAGGCCGTGACGCCCACGTCCTCGAACACGAAGGCCGCGAGGAGGAAGTTGTCCTCGTTGGCGTACGGGTCGAAGGTCTGGCCGGGCTGGATCAGGCCGGCGGCGGTGGCCGCAGCGGTGAAGCTCTCCTGGATGTTGATGGCCGGACGCGCGACCTTGGCGCCACCGAGCGCCTTGCGCAGGAACGCGACGTGGTCGAGCTCGTCCGTGGCGATCTCCTCGGCGTACTTGCGGATCGCCGGGGTGGCGAAGGCCACCTGGCGGCCGCCCTTCACGCCACCCTTCTTGCCCTTGCCCGAGGTGAGCTTGTCGTCGAGGCCCTTGCCGAACGCGGCGTACTGGTAGAACTCCGCCTCCAGGTACTCGAGGTTGAGGGCGAAGTTGAGGACCGCGCCGTCGCTGACGCCGCTGGGGGCGGCGTTGGCGGCCCCACCGAGGGCTCCGGCGCCGACGACGCCGAGGCCGGCGACACCGGCCGACTTGAGGAAGAGGCGGCGGTCGGTCTCGTTCTCCGCGCTCCGGTTGATCATGTCTGTGACTACTGCCTTGCCGAACATGCGCACTCCTTGGGGGTGTTCGCCGTACGTTTCAAGGTCGTCGAGCCTCCGACGGCCCGCCGGGACTGAGGCCCGGCTGGTGTGACGCAGGGCATTCGGGGCGAGGCGTCGTGCCGGATTGGACGACTTCTCGGACTACACCCCGGCGGGTGGGCGCACGACGCGCCGTTCGGACTCGTACATCCGGTAGAGCCAGTACGCCGCCACCGCGCACAGCAGGTGCCACACGGCGTGGCCCTGGAGCCACGAGTGGGGGTCGCACATGCCGGCGTTGGTCAGCAGCCAGATGGTGAAGGCGACGAGCATCGCCGTGAGCGAGACGACGCCGTGACCGAACACCAGCGTCGTCGCGCCGCGTCGCCACAGCCGTGTCTCGAGCACGACGGCGGCGACCAGCAGGACGCCGAAGGCGAGGTTGCCGGAGTAGTGCACGACGGGGACCGGGTCGGGCCACAGCCCCACCACCTCGCAGGCCGCCACGCAGACGACGTACGCCGTCACGAAGGCCGCGGTCCCGCGACGGGTCCAGCGGACCCACGCCCACGCGGCGGCGAAGCCGGCCACGAGGTACATGCTCAGCATGTCGAGGTGTCCGCCCCACGCGCTCTGCGTGGCGTGCATCGCGGCCGATCCGGGCCCGAGCAGCACCACCACGCAGGCGAGGAACGTCGCCGCGGTGGGTGACATCACCGCGTCCGGGCGGCTGCGGCCGGCACGGACCGCGATGAGCAGCCCGGCGAGGACGAAGCCGGCGTTGGAGAACGTGTTCGCCGGCTGCCGGACGAACCCGTCGCGCGCCGCCTCGCAGAAGTTCGCGCCGCGGCCCACGTCCGGGCCGAGCCAGCCCTGCCCGACCGCGACCACCAGCAGCCCCGTCGAGACGACGGCGACCGCGGCAGCGATGGCGAGGGCGCCGGGATCGCCGACGCCCGGCCGGCCGGCGCGGTGCTCCATGGCGTGATCAGACCACACGGGTCGGGTGGCCGGGTCCGACCACGCCATGGAGAGGGTCAGCGGCTGCGCGTCACCTGTACGACGGTGGGGCGCGGGCCGGCGAACTGGCCGGGGCCGGCGGTGCCGCCGGCAGGCACGAAGTCCGGGAAGCGCGACTGCGGCGCGTCCCACGAGCCGTCCTCGCCGGGGTGCTGCACCGCGACGAACACCGACTGGTCGCGGTCGTGGATCACGGGGCCGCAGGTCTCCGCGCCCGAGGGCACCGCGAGGAACTGCTGCACGCGACCGCGCTCGGGGCCCTCGACCGGCACCTTGAACAGGCCGTCGCTGAGCTTGATCGCGCTCGGCTGCCCGTCGGTGGAGATCCACAGGTTGCCGACGCTGTCGAAGGCGACGTTGTCGGGGCACGAGATCGGCGACACCGGCCCGGTCCACCCGCCGAAGTAGGTCCCGGCCGAGGCCGCGTCG
This is a stretch of genomic DNA from Nocardioides oleivorans. It encodes these proteins:
- the ctlX gene encoding citrulline utilization hydrolase CtlX, encoding MSAQAPSAVILIRASSFVPNPATAADNAFQADAPSGQSDDTTSAHALAEMDALAAALRAVGVRVHVFEDDDHTRPDSVFPNNWVSTHAGGTVAVYPMYASNRRHERRADVLEMLKSEYRVQAIVDYSGLEPDGIFLEGTGAMVLDHVSRVAYTARSHRADIAVLERFCTDFNYEPMAFDAFDADGVPVYHTNVIACIGTDVAMIALEMIRDEARREQVRERLAVTGRTIVELTEEQIREFAGNAVELCGRTPEGRRRYVMAMSARAKRSLRPEQVAAIEESCEIVAVEIPTVELAGGSVRCMIAGVHLDHRPEELPEPGENVVAINEDNPVTPDGRFVAKDYA
- a CDS encoding Nramp family divalent metal transporter, whose amino-acid sequence is MFQTRRYAAPPTRRTTSDAATAVLDRPAPVPGIRGRLRRMWPLLGPAFVTAVAYVDPGNFATNISAGSAYGYLLVWVVVVSNIMAMLIQYLSAKAGVATGLSLPALCREYLPRRVANGLWGQAELVAIATDLAEIVGGALALKLLFDLPLIVGGTITAVVSFAVLGLKGKSHRHFETVIVGLLGVILVGFVYDVAISGVDSMAVLDGTLPRFAGMDSVMLAAGMLGATVMPHAIYLHSALTSERLHARTEPERVTVMRSQRVDVIVAMTVAGLMNLSLLLVAASALSGQGIDTIEGAHAGLGDSLGTGAALLFALGLLASGFASSSVGTLSGQVIMEGFIRRRIPVTVRRLITLVPALVILAIGVDPTAALVGSQVVLSFGIPFALVPLVWFTARKDVMGSLVNRKVTTAAGILVAAAIIALNAVLLVQLAS
- the tatC gene encoding twin-arginine translocase subunit TatC — encoded protein: MSIATAVNVLRVAPSRPGSTPGSMSLADHLREARARLIRSALVLVVAFFVALPFYDQLLDLVLGPYNQAQALVGAETVSTAYVAGATGPLMLNLKLCGTAAVVAASPYWLWQVWSFVVPGLLAREKRWSKVFAAIAGPLFISGVALGYYVLPKGLGVLIGFTPDGMENLVEFGDYFSFFSRMLLVFGIAVEIPFFLVLLNLAGVVTGAQLGRHRSIILMSAVVFAAVATPSTDPFSMLMLAIPMMVLFILAEVITRLIDRRRASRALAQVAPWTED
- the tatA gene encoding twin-arginine translocase TatA/TatE family subunit, whose translation is MTSTITPLLIGGLGGMELFIILAVLVLLFGASKLPELARGSGQALKIFKAETKGLIDSDDEKDKRTASAPTTVRTTDVPAADQATSQPVSQPIVVETPREHDAPRA
- a CDS encoding twin-arginine translocase TatA/TatE family subunit, translating into MFGIGLPELALIAFFGVVLMGPDKLPGLAKQLAQGLKAAKRMGDSVRDDLRTSLGDDYADLELRDLNPREMVRRQVQEILAERDEAEDDTDDDEDEYDHDYDVDPITTPAASPERKTA
- a CDS encoding ferritin-like domain-containing protein, which encodes MINRSAENETDRRLFLKSAGVAGLGVVGAGALGGAANAAPSGVSDGAVLNFALNLEYLEAEFYQYAAFGKGLDDKLTSGKGKKGGVKGGRQVAFATPAIRKYAEEIATDELDHVAFLRKALGGAKVARPAINIQESFTAAATAAGLIQPGQTFDPYANEDNFLLAAFVFEDVGVTAYKGAAPLITNKTYLEAAAGILAVEAYHAGIVRSALYSKGLQDAAQAISKARDSLDGKGKKDQGIGSAAGAANLVPTDKNGIAYSRTPGQVLNVVYLNPKSVTKGGFFPRGVNGAVNKSA
- a CDS encoding ceramidase domain-containing protein; protein product: MEHRAGRPGVGDPGALAIAAAVAVVSTGLLVVAVGQGWLGPDVGRGANFCEAARDGFVRQPANTFSNAGFVLAGLLIAVRAGRSRPDAVMSPTAATFLACVVVLLGPGSAAMHATQSAWGGHLDMLSMYLVAGFAAAWAWVRWTRRGTAAFVTAYVVCVAACEVVGLWPDPVPVVHYSGNLAFGVLLVAAVVLETRLWRRGATTLVFGHGVVSLTAMLVAFTIWLLTNAGMCDPHSWLQGHAVWHLLCAVAAYWLYRMYESERRVVRPPAGV